A genome region from Littorina saxatilis isolate snail1 linkage group LG16, US_GU_Lsax_2.0, whole genome shotgun sequence includes the following:
- the LOC138950707 gene encoding uncharacterized protein — protein sequence MLKHIVSILCQFLIWTLQFHDVSAAGFCCSPSKWTANVRTLRQEFPKDDPKSVKLTWTWQTMNYDAVNQRVAIVTFSENDAPVFERQVLDYAKGEQYVIEGETHKTCVRHPLTKSFKKACVPEGTTGVYFAGIASMSENTVYFTQPDVTGYVTVTLADCAFVQAVTYGSGGDAVISQNVQYMNQTLSVDPSAFKVPDNCRDSQDELVPEQWQKYSIIG from the exons ATGTTGAAACACATTGTGTCCATTCTTTGCCAATTCCTGATTTGGACACTCCAGTTTCATGATGTGAGTGCAGCTGGTTTTTGCTGCTCCCCATCAAAATGGACTGCAAACGTCCGTACACTCCGGCAAGAGTTTCCCAAAGATGACCCCAAATCTGTCAAACTCACCTGG ACGTGGCAAACAATGAACTATGACGCTGTCAACCAACGTGTAGCCATTGTGACGTTTTCTGAGAATGACGCGCCGGTCTTTGAGCGTCAAGTTCTTGACTACGCTAAG GGCGAGCAATACGTCATTGAAGGCGAGACTCACAAGACGTGCGTACGTCATCCTTTGACCAAAAGCTTCAAGAAAGCTTGCGTCCCAG AGGGAACAACAGGAGTATACTTTGCTGGCATTGCCAGTATGTCGGAAAACACGGTGTACTTCACTCAACCTGATGTCACTGGTTACGTCACAGTGACGTTGGCTGACTGCGCGTTTGTGCAAGCAGTGACGTACGGCAGTGGAGGCGATG CGGTGATCTCACAAAACGTTCAGTACATGAATCAAACGCTGAGCGTGGACCCCAGTGCCTTCAAAGTGCCGGATAACTGTCGTGATAGTCAG GACGAGTTGGTTCCCGAACAGTGGCAGAAATATTCAATAATTGGATGA